From one Bos indicus x Bos taurus breed Angus x Brahman F1 hybrid chromosome 7, Bos_hybrid_MaternalHap_v2.0, whole genome shotgun sequence genomic stretch:
- the PTBP1 gene encoding polypyrimidine tract-binding protein 1 isoform X1 — translation MDGIVPDIAVGTKRGSDELFSACVTNGPFIMSGTSASTANGNDSKKFKGDSRSAGVPSRVIHIRKLPGDVTEGEVISLGLPFGKVTNLLMLKGKNQAFIEMHTEEAANTMVNYYTSVTPVLRGQPIYIQFSNHKELKTDSSPNQARAQAALQAVNSVQSGNLALAASAAAVDAGMAMAGQSPVLRIIVENLFYPVTLDVLHQIFSKFGTVLKIITFTKNNQFQALLQYADPVSAQHAKLSLDGQNIYNACCTLRIDFSKLTSLNVKYNNDKSRDYTRPDLPSGDSQPSLDQTMAAAFGAPGIMSASPYAGAGFPPTFAIPQAAGLSVPNVHGALAPLAIPSAAAAAAAAGRIAIPGLAGAGNSVLLVSNLNPERVTPQSLFILFGVYGDVQRVKVLFNKKENALVQMADGSQAQLAMSHLNGHKLHGKPVRITLSKHQSVQLPREGQEDQGLTKDYGNSPLHRFKKPGSKNFQNIFPPSATLHLSNIPPSISEDDLKILFSSNGGIVKGFKFFQKDRKMALIQMGSVEEAIQALIDLHNHDLGENHHLRVSFSKSTI, via the exons CGGGGATCTGACGAACTCTTCTCTGCCTGCGTCACTAACGGACCCTTTATCATGAGCGGCACCTCGGCGTCCACAG CAAATGGAAACGACAGCAAGAAGTTCAAGGGGGACAGCAGGAGTGCGGGCGTGCCCTCCAGGGTGATCCACATCCGCAAGTTGCCCGGCGATGTCACCGAGGGGGAGGTCATTTCCCTGGGGCTGCCCTTCGGAAAGGTCACCAATCTCCTGATGCTGAAAGGGAAGAATCAG GCCTTCATCGAGATGCACACAGAAGAGGCTGCCAACACCATGGTGAACTACTACACGTCGGTGACGCCTGTGCTGCGCGGCCAGCCCATCTACATCCAGTTCTCCAACCACAAGGAGCTCAAGACAGACAGCTCCCCTAACCAGGCG CGGGCCCAGGCGGCCTTGCAGGCTGTGAACTCAGTCCAGTCAGGAAACCTGGCCCTGGCAGCCTCGGCCGCGGCGGTGGATGCGGGCATGGCCATGGCTGGCCAGAGCCCAGTGCTTAGGATCATCGTGGAGAACCTCTTCTACCCAGTGACCCTGGACGTGCTGCACCAG ATCTTCTCCAAGTTTGGCACTGTTCTTAAGATCATCACTTTCACCAAGAACAACCAGTTCCAGGCATTGCTGCAATACGCGGACCCCGTGAGCGCCCAGCACGCCAAGCTG TCGTTGGACGGCCAGAACATCTACAACGCATGCTGCACACTGCGCATCGACTTCTCCAAGCTCACCAGCCTAAACGTCAAGTATAACAACGACAAGAGCCGCGACTACACGCGCCCTGACCTGCCGTCCGGTGACAGCCAGCCCTCGCTGGACCAGACCATGGCTGCTGCCTTTG GTGCGCCTGGTATAATGTCAGCCTCTCCGTATGCAGGAGCTGGTTTCCCTCCCACCTTTGCAATTCCTCAAGCCGCAG GTCTCTCTGTTCCTAATGTGCATGGGGCTTTGGCCCCTCTGGCTATTCCgtcggcagcggcagcagcagcggcagcgggCCGGATCGCCATCCCAGGCCTGGCGGGGGCAGGCAACTCTGTCCTGCTGGTCAGCAATCTCAACCCTGAG AGAGTCACACCCCAAAGCCTCTTTATTCTTTTCG GCGTGTATGGAGATGTGCAGCGTGTGAAGGTCCTGTTCAACAAGAAGGAGAACGCCCTGGTGCAGATGGCCGATGGGAGCCAGGCACAGCTGG ccatGAGTCACCTCAATGGGCACAAGCTGCACGGAAAGCCAGTGCGCATCACACTCTCTAAGCACCAGAGCGTGCAGCTGCCCCGCGAGGGCCAGGAGGACCAGGGCCTGACCAAGGACTATGGAAACTCGCCCCTGCACCGCTTCAAGAAGCCTGGCTCCAAGAACTTCCAGAACATCTTCCCACCCTCGGCCACTCTGCACCTCTCCAACATCCC GCCCTCCATCTCTGAGGATGACCTCAAGATTCTTTTCTCCAGTAACGGCGGGATCGTCAAAGGGTTCAAGTTCTTCCA GAAGGACCGCAAGATGGCGCTGATCCAGATGGGCTCAGTGGAGGAGGCCATCCAGGCACTCATCGACCTGCACAACCATGACCTGGGTGAGAACCACCACCTGCGGGTGTCCTTCTCCAAGTCCACCATCTAG
- the PTBP1 gene encoding polypyrimidine tract-binding protein 1 isoform X2: MDGIVPDIAVGTKRGSDELFSACVTNGPFIMSGTSASTANGNDSKKFKGDSRSAGVPSRVIHIRKLPGDVTEGEVISLGLPFGKVTNLLMLKGKNQAFIEMHTEEAANTMVNYYTSVTPVLRGQPIYIQFSNHKELKTDSSPNQARAQAALQAVNSVQSGNLALAASAAAVDAGMAMAGQSPVLRIIVENLFYPVTLDVLHQIFSKFGTVLKIITFTKNNQFQALLQYADPVSAQHAKLSLDGQNIYNACCTLRIDFSKLTSLNVKYNNDKSRDYTRPDLPSGDSQPSLDQTMAAAFGLSVPNVHGALAPLAIPSAAAAAAAAGRIAIPGLAGAGNSVLLVSNLNPERVTPQSLFILFGVYGDVQRVKVLFNKKENALVQMADGSQAQLAMSHLNGHKLHGKPVRITLSKHQSVQLPREGQEDQGLTKDYGNSPLHRFKKPGSKNFQNIFPPSATLHLSNIPPSISEDDLKILFSSNGGIVKGFKFFQKDRKMALIQMGSVEEAIQALIDLHNHDLGENHHLRVSFSKSTI; this comes from the exons CGGGGATCTGACGAACTCTTCTCTGCCTGCGTCACTAACGGACCCTTTATCATGAGCGGCACCTCGGCGTCCACAG CAAATGGAAACGACAGCAAGAAGTTCAAGGGGGACAGCAGGAGTGCGGGCGTGCCCTCCAGGGTGATCCACATCCGCAAGTTGCCCGGCGATGTCACCGAGGGGGAGGTCATTTCCCTGGGGCTGCCCTTCGGAAAGGTCACCAATCTCCTGATGCTGAAAGGGAAGAATCAG GCCTTCATCGAGATGCACACAGAAGAGGCTGCCAACACCATGGTGAACTACTACACGTCGGTGACGCCTGTGCTGCGCGGCCAGCCCATCTACATCCAGTTCTCCAACCACAAGGAGCTCAAGACAGACAGCTCCCCTAACCAGGCG CGGGCCCAGGCGGCCTTGCAGGCTGTGAACTCAGTCCAGTCAGGAAACCTGGCCCTGGCAGCCTCGGCCGCGGCGGTGGATGCGGGCATGGCCATGGCTGGCCAGAGCCCAGTGCTTAGGATCATCGTGGAGAACCTCTTCTACCCAGTGACCCTGGACGTGCTGCACCAG ATCTTCTCCAAGTTTGGCACTGTTCTTAAGATCATCACTTTCACCAAGAACAACCAGTTCCAGGCATTGCTGCAATACGCGGACCCCGTGAGCGCCCAGCACGCCAAGCTG TCGTTGGACGGCCAGAACATCTACAACGCATGCTGCACACTGCGCATCGACTTCTCCAAGCTCACCAGCCTAAACGTCAAGTATAACAACGACAAGAGCCGCGACTACACGCGCCCTGACCTGCCGTCCGGTGACAGCCAGCCCTCGCTGGACCAGACCATGGCTGCTGCCTTTG GTCTCTCTGTTCCTAATGTGCATGGGGCTTTGGCCCCTCTGGCTATTCCgtcggcagcggcagcagcagcggcagcgggCCGGATCGCCATCCCAGGCCTGGCGGGGGCAGGCAACTCTGTCCTGCTGGTCAGCAATCTCAACCCTGAG AGAGTCACACCCCAAAGCCTCTTTATTCTTTTCG GCGTGTATGGAGATGTGCAGCGTGTGAAGGTCCTGTTCAACAAGAAGGAGAACGCCCTGGTGCAGATGGCCGATGGGAGCCAGGCACAGCTGG ccatGAGTCACCTCAATGGGCACAAGCTGCACGGAAAGCCAGTGCGCATCACACTCTCTAAGCACCAGAGCGTGCAGCTGCCCCGCGAGGGCCAGGAGGACCAGGGCCTGACCAAGGACTATGGAAACTCGCCCCTGCACCGCTTCAAGAAGCCTGGCTCCAAGAACTTCCAGAACATCTTCCCACCCTCGGCCACTCTGCACCTCTCCAACATCCC GCCCTCCATCTCTGAGGATGACCTCAAGATTCTTTTCTCCAGTAACGGCGGGATCGTCAAAGGGTTCAAGTTCTTCCA GAAGGACCGCAAGATGGCGCTGATCCAGATGGGCTCAGTGGAGGAGGCCATCCAGGCACTCATCGACCTGCACAACCATGACCTGGGTGAGAACCACCACCTGCGGGTGTCCTTCTCCAAGTCCACCATCTAG
- the PTBP1 gene encoding polypyrimidine tract-binding protein 1 isoform X3, translated as MSGTSASTANGNDSKKFKGDSRSAGVPSRVIHIRKLPGDVTEGEVISLGLPFGKVTNLLMLKGKNQAFIEMHTEEAANTMVNYYTSVTPVLRGQPIYIQFSNHKELKTDSSPNQARAQAALQAVNSVQSGNLALAASAAAVDAGMAMAGQSPVLRIIVENLFYPVTLDVLHQIFSKFGTVLKIITFTKNNQFQALLQYADPVSAQHAKLSLDGQNIYNACCTLRIDFSKLTSLNVKYNNDKSRDYTRPDLPSGDSQPSLDQTMAAAFGAPGIMSASPYAGAGFPPTFAIPQAAGLSVPNVHGALAPLAIPSAAAAAAAAGRIAIPGLAGAGNSVLLVSNLNPERVTPQSLFILFGVYGDVQRVKVLFNKKENALVQMADGSQAQLAMSHLNGHKLHGKPVRITLSKHQSVQLPREGQEDQGLTKDYGNSPLHRFKKPGSKNFQNIFPPSATLHLSNIPPSISEDDLKILFSSNGGIVKGFKFFQKDRKMALIQMGSVEEAIQALIDLHNHDLGENHHLRVSFSKSTI; from the exons ATGAGCGGCACCTCGGCGTCCACAG CAAATGGAAACGACAGCAAGAAGTTCAAGGGGGACAGCAGGAGTGCGGGCGTGCCCTCCAGGGTGATCCACATCCGCAAGTTGCCCGGCGATGTCACCGAGGGGGAGGTCATTTCCCTGGGGCTGCCCTTCGGAAAGGTCACCAATCTCCTGATGCTGAAAGGGAAGAATCAG GCCTTCATCGAGATGCACACAGAAGAGGCTGCCAACACCATGGTGAACTACTACACGTCGGTGACGCCTGTGCTGCGCGGCCAGCCCATCTACATCCAGTTCTCCAACCACAAGGAGCTCAAGACAGACAGCTCCCCTAACCAGGCG CGGGCCCAGGCGGCCTTGCAGGCTGTGAACTCAGTCCAGTCAGGAAACCTGGCCCTGGCAGCCTCGGCCGCGGCGGTGGATGCGGGCATGGCCATGGCTGGCCAGAGCCCAGTGCTTAGGATCATCGTGGAGAACCTCTTCTACCCAGTGACCCTGGACGTGCTGCACCAG ATCTTCTCCAAGTTTGGCACTGTTCTTAAGATCATCACTTTCACCAAGAACAACCAGTTCCAGGCATTGCTGCAATACGCGGACCCCGTGAGCGCCCAGCACGCCAAGCTG TCGTTGGACGGCCAGAACATCTACAACGCATGCTGCACACTGCGCATCGACTTCTCCAAGCTCACCAGCCTAAACGTCAAGTATAACAACGACAAGAGCCGCGACTACACGCGCCCTGACCTGCCGTCCGGTGACAGCCAGCCCTCGCTGGACCAGACCATGGCTGCTGCCTTTG GTGCGCCTGGTATAATGTCAGCCTCTCCGTATGCAGGAGCTGGTTTCCCTCCCACCTTTGCAATTCCTCAAGCCGCAG GTCTCTCTGTTCCTAATGTGCATGGGGCTTTGGCCCCTCTGGCTATTCCgtcggcagcggcagcagcagcggcagcgggCCGGATCGCCATCCCAGGCCTGGCGGGGGCAGGCAACTCTGTCCTGCTGGTCAGCAATCTCAACCCTGAG AGAGTCACACCCCAAAGCCTCTTTATTCTTTTCG GCGTGTATGGAGATGTGCAGCGTGTGAAGGTCCTGTTCAACAAGAAGGAGAACGCCCTGGTGCAGATGGCCGATGGGAGCCAGGCACAGCTGG ccatGAGTCACCTCAATGGGCACAAGCTGCACGGAAAGCCAGTGCGCATCACACTCTCTAAGCACCAGAGCGTGCAGCTGCCCCGCGAGGGCCAGGAGGACCAGGGCCTGACCAAGGACTATGGAAACTCGCCCCTGCACCGCTTCAAGAAGCCTGGCTCCAAGAACTTCCAGAACATCTTCCCACCCTCGGCCACTCTGCACCTCTCCAACATCCC GCCCTCCATCTCTGAGGATGACCTCAAGATTCTTTTCTCCAGTAACGGCGGGATCGTCAAAGGGTTCAAGTTCTTCCA GAAGGACCGCAAGATGGCGCTGATCCAGATGGGCTCAGTGGAGGAGGCCATCCAGGCACTCATCGACCTGCACAACCATGACCTGGGTGAGAACCACCACCTGCGGGTGTCCTTCTCCAAGTCCACCATCTAG